From a single Cupriavidus taiwanensis LMG 19424 genomic region:
- a CDS encoding Bug family tripartite tricarboxylate transporter substrate binding protein — translation MTSWLRRLGTGLGIGLCLAATPALADSYPSKPIRLLVPFPASGATDLLARAIAQKVGSNMGQQIVVDNRPGAGGAIGSDMAAKASPDGYTLLIATTSTHSIGPYINTRLPYNTETDFTPVGQVAIATNLLVVPNSLPVKNVRELIDYAKKHPGELNYASSGNGTVVHLTAEAFKAQAGVFITHIPYRGTALAVPDLISGKVQVLFDSIVSGLPHVKDGKLKALAVTSAKRSPLAPEIPTVSESGLPGFVSDTWFGIYGPKGMPADIVNRLNAEFNKAIQSPEVKERLAKLGAEPVGGTPAQFAAMVKQDSARWGKLIRDRKITAE, via the coding sequence ATGACATCCTGGCTGCGTCGCCTCGGCACCGGCCTCGGCATCGGCCTGTGCCTGGCCGCCACTCCCGCACTGGCCGACAGCTACCCGAGCAAGCCGATCCGGCTGCTCGTGCCCTTCCCCGCCAGCGGCGCGACCGATCTGCTGGCGCGCGCCATCGCGCAGAAGGTGGGCAGCAACATGGGCCAGCAGATCGTGGTCGACAACCGTCCCGGCGCGGGCGGCGCGATCGGCTCCGACATGGCCGCCAAGGCCTCGCCCGACGGCTATACGCTGCTGATCGCCACCACCAGCACGCATTCGATCGGGCCGTATATCAACACCAGGCTGCCATACAACACCGAGACCGATTTCACGCCCGTGGGCCAGGTCGCCATCGCAACCAACCTCCTGGTGGTGCCCAACAGCCTGCCGGTAAAGAACGTGCGCGAGCTGATCGACTATGCCAAGAAGCACCCCGGCGAGCTGAACTACGCCTCGAGCGGCAACGGCACCGTGGTGCACCTGACCGCCGAGGCCTTCAAGGCGCAGGCGGGCGTGTTCATCACCCACATCCCGTACCGGGGCACCGCGCTGGCGGTGCCCGACCTGATCTCGGGCAAGGTGCAGGTGCTGTTCGACAGCATCGTCTCGGGCCTGCCGCATGTGAAGGACGGCAAGCTCAAGGCGCTGGCGGTGACCAGCGCGAAACGCTCGCCGCTGGCGCCGGAAATTCCCACCGTCAGCGAGTCGGGCCTGCCGGGCTTCGTCTCCGATACGTGGTTCGGCATCTATGGCCCCAAGGGCATGCCGGCCGATATCGTCAATCGCCTCAATGCCGAGTTCAACAAGGCCATCCAGTCGCCCGAGGTGAAGGAGCGGCTGGCCAAGCTGGGCGCCGAGCCGGTCGGCGGCACGCCTGCCCAGTTCGCCGCCATGGTGAAGCAGGACAGCGCGCGCTGGGGCAAGCTGATCCGGGATCGCAAGATCACGGCAGAATAA